From a single Lolium rigidum isolate FL_2022 chromosome 7, APGP_CSIRO_Lrig_0.1, whole genome shotgun sequence genomic region:
- the LOC124671065 gene encoding asparagine--tRNA ligase, cytoplasmic 1-like, whose translation MAMAPGEAPEVLDPPSRRTRIRAILDGGKAQAGRRVVVGGWVRAGREQGHGAPDPFAFLDVNDGSCQGNLQLFVKGDVVGYPLARLTATGTSVFVEGVVRRDERAKHGIELVVTRVLEVGEVDAAAYPLPKTKTGHSLDPAYIRDFVHLRARTYLISAVFRIRSELSFATEKYFRDEGFLHVHTPILTTSDCEGAGEMFQVTTLFSQAQKLEAELKENPVPTQADIDAAKIVAKEKGDTVAQLKSAQATKQEISTAVSDLKKAKQDVLTMEERSKLKPGIPRREDGSVAFEKDFFKCPAYLTVSGQLHLETLACALGDVYTFGPTFRAEHSHTSRHLAEFWMVEAEFAFANLQDDMNYAESYVQYLCKWLLDHCQEEIEFMVKSHDKDAMERLKLVSSTPFERISYTKAVEILKDADRKFDNKVEWGIDLASEHERYLTEVVFKKPVIVFNYPKGIKAFYMRLNDDEKRVAAMDVLVPKVGELIGGSQREERLDVLEQRILDSGLPLERYDKYMDLRRYGSVRHSGFGMGLERMILFATGLDNIKDVIAFPRYPGRADL comes from the exons GGCGGGTGGGTGCGGGCCGGGCGCGAgcagggccacggggcgccggacCCCTTCGCCTTCCTCGACGTCAACGACGGCTCCTGCCAGGGGAATCTCCAGCTCTTCGTGAAGGGCGACGTTGTGGGCTACCCGCTCGCGCGGCTGACGGCCACGGGCACATCTGTGTTCGTCGAGGGCGTGGTCCGCAGGGACGAGAGGGCCAAACACGGCATCGAGCTGGTCGTGACGAGGGTGCTCGAGGTCGGGGAGGTGGACGCCGCCGCGTACCCGCTGCCCAAGACCAAGACCGGCCACAGCCTCGACCCTGCCTACATCAGGGACTTCGTCCACCTCCGCGCACGCACCTACCTG ATAAGTGCCGTGTTTAGGATAAGGAGTGAGCTCTCCTTTGCAACCGAGAAATACTTCCGGGACGAAGGCTTCCTGCACGTGCACACACCCATCCTGACCACCAGCGATTGCGAGGGCGCAGGTGAGATGTTCCAGGTCACCACATTGTTCAGCCAGGCCCAGAAGCTGGAGGCGGAGCTCAAGGAGAACCCGGTTCCAACACAAGCTGACATTGATGCTGCCAAGATCGTTGCCAAAGAAAAGGGAGACACCGTCGCGCAGCTGAAATCCGCACAAGCTACGAAGCAGGAGATCAGCACCGCCGTTTCGGACCTCAAGAAGGCGAAACAGGACGTGCTGACGATGGAAGAGAGGTCCAAGCTGAAACCTGGGATCCCACGCAGGGAGGATGGGAGTGTTGCCTTTGAGAAAGATTTTTTCAAGTGTCCCGCGTACCTCACAGTTTCTGGACAGCTTCATCTGGAGACTTTAGCTTGTGCTCTCGGTGATGTGTATACCTTTGGGCCAACATTTCGGGCCGAGCACTCGCACACATCGAGGCATTTGGCAGAGTTTTGGATGGTTGAAGCAGAATTTGCATTTGCAAACTTGCAG GATGATATGAACTATGCAGAGAGCTACGTGCAATACCTTTGCAAGTGGCTACTTGATCATTGCCAAGAAGAGATAGAATTCATGGTCAAGAGTCACGATAAGGACGCAATGGAGCGCCTCAAGCTTGTTTCATCGACGCCTTTCGAACGCATTTCGTACACAAAGGCCGTGGAGATTCTGAAAGATGCAGACAGGAAGTTTGACAACAAGGTTGAATGGGGAATTGATTTAGCATCGGAGCACGAGAG GTATTTGACTGAGGTGGTGTTCAAGAAGCCTGTTATTGTTTTTAACTATCCCAAAGGAATAAAGGCATTTTATATGAGGCTCAACGATGATGAAAAGAGAGTAGCTGCTATGGATGTTCTTGTTCCCAAG GTTGGTGAATTAATCGGTGGAAGCCAGAGGGAGGAGCGTCTAGATGTTCTGGAACAAAG GATACTCGACTCTGGCCTGCCCTTGGAGCGGTACGACAAGTACATGGACCTCCGGCGCTATGGATCTGTCAGGCACAGTGGGTTCGGTATGGGTTTGGAGAGGATGATCCTTTTTGCCACAGGTCTTGACAACATAAAAGATGTCATCGCCTTCCCGAGGTACCCTGGGAGGGCCGATCTCTGA